GACAGCTCCGAGCGAAAACAGCTCGCGAACATCCTCTATCGCGTGAGCGACCTCTACGACGACGCCGAGGAGACCTCGCCCGAGGAGATCGTCCGAAACGTCAAATTTATCCTCGAGGTCAAAGAGCGCGGCGGCCTCGAGCGCTGAGCGACTCGAGCGTACCCCTTTTGCGTTCGGACGCCAAGGACGGATGTGGACGCGAACCAACACTCCCGTGAGAACCCGTTCGGCATGGACGAAGCCTGCCGGAACTGTCCGGCGCTCTGTGAGCCGCGCACACAGGTCGTCCACGGCTACGGCGACGTCGGCGCCGACTTCCTGTTCGTCGGCGAGCGACCCGGCCCCGGCGCGGACGCCGCTGGCGTCCCGTTCGCGGGCGACGACGGAGCGCCGTTCCGGCGGCTCCTCGAGCGCCTCGGCCTCTGTCGCGTCGACTCCGATCCCGACTGGCCGGAACTCGTCAACGTCTACCTGACGAATCTCACGCGCTGTCGGGACCCCGACCGGCGGCCGA
This portion of the Natronobeatus ordinarius genome encodes:
- a CDS encoding uracil-DNA glycosylase, translated to MDANQHSRENPFGMDEACRNCPALCEPRTQVVHGYGDVGADFLFVGERPGPGADAAGVPFAGDDGAPFRRLLERLGLCRVDSDPDWPELVNVYLTNLTRCRDPDRRPTDDEIENCEPFLNAEIRMINPEIIVPIGERALHEIGEEYTTAPVDDLDVVAQHGTAIRGRGFELVPMIDPHEQSDEQIQSWLESFAALMASDYRQTKGRQER